In Cyclopterus lumpus isolate fCycLum1 chromosome 9, fCycLum1.pri, whole genome shotgun sequence, a single genomic region encodes these proteins:
- the LOC117736238 gene encoding zinc-binding protein A33-like, translated as MAEKIVLVESYLNCNVCSETFRDPVSLSCNHSFCSRCLELFWKQAGNKNCPICKRKSSKEDPNVNFVLKELADSFAERQNKASPETEQEKEKEEVVCEKHPEVPCWFCEDEQKAVCRVCEFPLHQSHKVVPLEQAVSDLKDQLRSDLESLQDKRGKHKQVEETYQEVIQHSKEQLLSTERQIRAEFNKLHQFLKEEEESRLAALREEEEQKRKTISREMEMIQEQISSLSDSISAVEEDLQKHNVSFLSSYKHTQTRARVQSSRSDPQLVSGALIDVAKHLGNLSFRVWEKMKDKVHFSPVILDPNTAAYSLHLSDDLTSLRRGDTNQKLPENPERFSKYTEVLGSEGFSSGKHSWDVEVGDYPVWLVGLVKESVDRKGKIGSSPEDGVWCLCNRSGKYTNRAGKTVRVEKSLQRIRVQLDYDRGEVSFYDPEDMTHIYTHRDTFTEELFPWFSIGNAGDAKTADIKICQPDISL; from the coding sequence ATGGCTGAGAAAATAGTTCTTGTTGAAAGTTACCTGAACTGTAACGTTTGTTCAGAGACGTTCAGAGATCCTGTGTCTCTGAGCTGCAACCACAGCTTCTGTTCACGCTGCCTGGAACTATTCTGGAAACAAGCTGGAAACAAAAACTGTCCCATTTGTAAAAGGAAATCCTCAAAAGAAGATCCAAATGTGAACTTTGTACTGAAGGAACTGGCTGACTCCTTTGCTGAGAGGCAGAATAAAGCTTCACCTGAGACGgaacaagagaaggagaaagaggaggtcGTGTGTGAGAAACATCCAGAAGTCCCTTGTTGGTTCTGTGAGGACGAGCAGAAAGCTGTGTGTCGTGTCTGTGAGTTTCCTCTCCACCAGAGTCACAAGGTGGTTCCTCTAGAACAAGCAGTCAGTGACCTGAAGGACCAGCTGAGATCTGACTTGGAGTCTCTGCAGGACAAGAGgggcaaacacaaacaagtggaGGAAACATACCAGGAAGTGATTCAACACTCCAAGGAGCAGCTGTTGTCCACAGAGAGGCAGATCAGAGCAGAGTTCAACAAGCTCCACCAGttcctgaaagaggaagaggagtccaGACTGGCAgctctgagggaggaagaggagcagaagaggaagaccatcagcagagagatggagatgattcAGGAGCagatctcctctctgtcagacagcatctctgctgttgaagaagacctgcagaaacacaacgtgTCCTTCCTCAGCAGTTATAAACACACTCAGACCAGAGCCAGAGTCCAGAGCTCACGGTCAGATCCACAGCTGGTCTCAGGAGCGCTGATAGATGTGGCCAAACACCTGGGCAACCTGTCCTTCAGAGTctgggagaagatgaaggacaaGGTCCACTTCAGTCCTGTCATTCTGGACCCAAACACTGCAGCCTAcagtctccatctgtctgatgATCTGACCAGTttgagacgtggagacacaaaccAGAAGCTTCCTGAGAATCCAGAGAGATTCTCTAAGTATACAGAGGTTCTGGGATCTGAGGGCTTCAGCTCAGGGAAACACAGCTGGGATGTGGAGGTGGGAGACTATCCTGTCTGGTTGGTAGGTTTGGTTAAAGAGTCCGttgacaggaagggaaagaTAGGTTCTTCTCCAGAAGATGGAGTCTGGTGTTTATGTAATCGTAGTGGAAAATACACTAATCGAGCTGGTAAGACTGTCAGAGTGGAGAAGAGTCTCCAGAGGATCAGAGTCCAGCTGGACTATGACAGGGGGGAGGTGTCCTTCTACGACCCTGAAGACATGACTCACATctacactcacagagacactttCACTGAGGAACTCTTCCCGTGGTTCAGTATTGGAAATGCTGGTGATGCTAAAACTGCTGATATCAAAATCTGTCAACCTGATATTTCTCTGTGA